A region of the Legionella sp. PATHC035 genome:
GAGAAAAAAGCGACTGACAAGGCAGGAAGCATAGAACGCATTGCGGCAAAGGGTTGAATATTATTCTTTTTTAGCCATAAAGGTAAAACGACAAAACCTTGGACTAAATTGGCTAAAACAACGATCAGTAAATACTCACCGATCCCTTTGATATCCATACCCGAACGCAACTGAACTACTGTTGAGGTAATAAAGCCGAACAACCCTAAAGGAATTACTGCGATAATCCAACGCGTCATCACCAAGAACATACCGTGCGCGCCTCGGAAAAAGCGCGTGATGGTATCACGTGCTTCTTCATCAGGTATTTGACGAACCGCAATACCGATAATAATACTTAAGAACAATACCCCCATAACTTGTTGTTCAAGAAAAGGAGACAATAGATTAGTGGGTATGATATTCGCCAGATACCCCAAATAACCTAAACTGCTCGTTGATGTGGTTGCTTGTGCATCCAAATTGACTTGCACCGAACTGGGTTGAATGATGAGATAAAGCAAACAACTGATCACCGCAGCCACTACCGTAGTCGAAAAGGTATACTTTATTGTACGTTGCCATATTTTTTTCATATACCCATCAGTTTTGTAGTTTGCCAAAGTGACGATGATGGATAAAGAAATAATGGGTAAACTGATGCACTTAAAAAGTTTAATAAATAAATCAGAAATCAATAGACCTGTTTCTTTCAAAACAGCAACATTTGACATGCCACTGGCAATACCCAAACCAATCATTAAAGCATAAATCACAGGGGTGCTGAAAATGAGTTTTTTCTGTTGTTGATGTGCTGCACACATGTTGGGAATCCTTAAAAAATCAAAAAAATGAACATAATGAACATAAAGAGATTAAGTTAGCAGCAACAACAAGAAACAAGTTTAAAATGAGCGAGGTTTGAACGGTGC
Encoded here:
- a CDS encoding dicarboxylate/amino acid:cation symporter; this translates as MCAAHQQQKKLIFSTPVIYALMIGLGIASGMSNVAVLKETGLLISDLFIKLFKCISLPIISLSIIVTLANYKTDGYMKKIWQRTIKYTFSTTVVAAVISCLLYLIIQPSSVQVNLDAQATTSTSSLGYLGYLANIIPTNLLSPFLEQQVMGVLFLSIIIGIAVRQIPDEEARDTITRFFRGAHGMFLVMTRWIIAVIPLGLFGFITSTVVQLRSGMDIKGIGEYLLIVVLANLVQGFVVLPLWLKKNNIQPFAAMRSMLPALSVAFFSKSSVGTLPVTMNTIEKNLQVKPEVSRFVLPLCTSINMNGCAAFIFATVIYLMQNHGMPISYGTMVLWIFVATVAAIGNAGVPMGCFFLSISLLSSMNVPIVLMGVILPFYGLIDMLETALNVWSDACVTKIVNDKAIAEEQGELKPRKIASYEAELG